Within Candidatus Polarisedimenticolia bacterium, the genomic segment AGCTGGTCGCGGCTGCGCTCGATGCCGATCACCCTCCCCCGGCGGCCCGCCCGGGACGCCATGGCCCGGGCGAATTGTCCCAGCCCGCTTCCCATCTCCAGAATCTTCTCCCCTCCTCGAAGAGCGAGCTCCCGCAGCGAGCCCTCGTTGAGCAAGTCGTTGAGCAGGGCGAGCCGCCGCTGCTCGGCGGCGGAGGTGCCGTGCAGATAATGGGATCGCGGGATCGGAGCCTTCGGCCGGCGCCCCTCCTTCAAAGCTTCCTCCCAATGCGGATGCGCGTGCCCCGCCCGGCGGGCTGGGCCATGATAGCGATCTAGGGCGGTGGAGGCTATTCGCCGGAGGCGCGGCGCCGGGGCGCGCCGCGGTGGGCGGCCAGCGTGTCTCTCAGGCCGGCGGCGAGAAGCTGGATGCGGTTGGGAAGGTGGCCAAAGCGTGCGTCGATGATCCGCTTGCCGCGTCCCAGCTCCTCGGAGAAAGCTTCGAAGAACGTCCCTTCCCGCAAGGCCCGGCTGAATTTCTCGGGATGGTAGATCTGGATGTCGGAGATCATGATGCGCGCCAGGCGACGGATTTCCGCTTCTTCGCCCACGGCGGGCGGTTCCGCCGGAGCGGCCGCCGGCGCGGCGCCGGGCTCCGGCGGCCCGGGAGGCACCTTCGCCGGCGCCGGCAGGCCCTCGCCCGCGGCGGCGCGGCGGATGCGCTCCGTGAGATCGGCGCGATCGATGCTCGTGGGGATGAAACCGTCGGCGCCGTAGAGATGCCTGGGGCCGGCTTCCCCGGCTTCACGCATGAGGAGGGCGCCCGTCAGGAGAATCGGGACGCTGCGCCGCATCGGATCCGACTTGAGCCTCTCGCAGACGTGGATGCCGAGAAGCCTCCGCAGGTAGGCGTTCAGGACGATCAGATCGAAACGATGGCTCGCCGCGAGGAGAAGCGCCTCGTCGCCGCTTTCGGCGACGCTCACCTCGTAGCCTGCCGCGCGGAGCTCCGTTTCGAGGAGATCCCGGAACTCGCGAGGCTCGTCCGCCAGCAAGGCGGTGCGGGGCCTTGGCGCGGCCTGCGGGACCGGCACGGCGGCGCCCTGCGGGACCGGCACGGCGGCGCCCTGCGGCGCCGGTCGCGTGACCGGGATGCGCTCGCCGCATTTCCGGCAGCGCAGCAGCGCCGTGGGAGAGGTCAGCTTCGATTCGTCGAGGCGGTACCGGGCGCCGCACCGGGAGCAGGACACGATCACGGCTAACTCCCGGGAATGGAAGCGGCGCTCCGGCCCTGGAGCGTCTTCTCCAGGGCAAATCCGACTTCACCCAGGAAAATCTCGAGGCCCCGCGTGTCGCCCACGGGAGCCGCACTCTTCCCGTTGTCGCCGTAAAGGACCGCAACGACCTGGTCGTTGCTCATCAAAGGAAGGAGCACGGCATCCGAGGTGGGGCCCCCTCCGAGCTGCTCCAGCAGTCGCAGCTCGTCCGGGTGCTCCAACGGCCCGCGGACCGAGGTCTTGTCGGCGAGAACCTGGTTCAGGCGGCTGCCGGGAGCGATCGGCACGGAGATGCCGTGACATTTCCGGCTGAGGAACTCCCCCGTCCCGTTTCCGGCGAAGCCTCCCAGGCCTTTGACCTCCTGCTCGCCCACCGCCAGAAGGACGCCGCGCTCGAAGTACTCCGAAGCCAGCCGGAGGACGAGGAGCGGGATTTCGACGTCGCTTCCCGGGCGGCGCAGCTCTCCAAGGAGGGCGCCCAGCAGGGAGAGCTGATCCACCACCCGGATCGTTTCGGTCCGATCGTCGTCCTGCCCCGGGGGAGGCGCCAGCTCCGCCGTCTCGTCGCGGAGCAGCCGGGTCCCCTGGCGGGCGAGCGATTCCACCGCCTCCCGCAGTCCTTCCGCGTCGGCCGGAAGCGTGACGGGCTTCTGGAGGATGGCGCGGGCGCCCAGGGAGCGCGCGGCCTCCTCCACCGTCGGATCTACCCCCTCCGACATCAGGATCACTTGCGCCCCGGGGAACTCCTGGCGGGCTCGAATCAGAAGCTCCAACCCGCCCGCATAGCCGGCGCCGCCGGTTTCGGGGACCACCAGATCGGAAACGAGCGAGGCCGGGGCCCCCGACTCCGCCAGCAACGCGAAGCGCTGGTACCCCGCTTCAGGCGAGGACGAGGCATCGACCCTGAAACCCTCCTTGCGCCAAGCCGCCGCGAGAAGATCGCGATAGACCGAGCGCTCGTCGACCAGGACGACGCTGAGGACGCCCTCGCCCGCGTCGGTCTCGGCTCCGGCGCGCCGCGTCGCCACCTCGCCCGCCGGCTG encodes:
- a CDS encoding response regulator — its product is MIVSCSRCGARYRLDESKLTSPTALLRCRKCGERIPVTRPAPQGAAVPVPQGAAVPVPQAAPRPRTALLADEPREFRDLLETELRAAGYEVSVAESGDEALLLAASHRFDLIVLNAYLRRLLGIHVCERLKSDPMRRSVPILLTGALLMREAGEAGPRHLYGADGFIPTSIDRADLTERIRRAAAGEGLPAPAKVPPGPPEPGAAPAAAPAEPPAVGEEAEIRRLARIMISDIQIYHPEKFSRALREGTFFEAFSEELGRGKRIIDARFGHLPNRIQLLAAGLRDTLAAHRGAPRRRASGE
- a CDS encoding DUF4388 domain-containing protein codes for the protein MGSLKDLPFSDILQILCLSRRSGILYLKNGDPLVILRFRNGLLCGLDLPGEESPLIRGIRREKLVPPEVLEQAIRECRRATDSLLQNLAAKTYLDPDHVRRVVVSEVREIFRRLLKWIDGEFRFELSDPAESAAKERADETQRREGTASNEGTLLRIPEGLDPREILLEEMQLLGAESVHHFFLPTLPPQPAGEVATRRAGAETDAGEGVLSVVLVDERSVYRDLLAAAWRKEGFRVDASSSPEAGYQRFALLAESGAPASLVSDLVVPETGGAGYAGGLELLIRARQEFPGAQVILMSEGVDPTVEEAARSLGARAILQKPVTLPADAEGLREAVESLARQGTRLLRDETAELAPPPGQDDDRTETIRVVDQLSLLGALLGELRRPGSDVEIPLLVLRLASEYFERGVLLAVGEQEVKGLGGFAGNGTGEFLSRKCHGISVPIAPGSRLNQVLADKTSVRGPLEHPDELRLLEQLGGGPTSDAVLLPLMSNDQVVAVLYGDNGKSAAPVGDTRGLEIFLGEVGFALEKTLQGRSAASIPGS